In uncultured Flavobacterium sp., a genomic segment contains:
- a CDS encoding TetR family transcriptional regulator C-terminal domain-containing protein, translating to MTTKKKTITRDDIVSKYMDEVLEKGHKPKSVYHFAKENEFTESEFYAFFGTLEGLEKEIFRLFLVNTIDLLHKNEDYQQYDMKNKMLSFYFTFFEILTANRSYVLQALKMDRNPIRNLVQLTSLREGFKEYVSEILTDDYRLEQEKLQKFQEKAIQESAWLQLMMTIKFWMGDESAAFEKTDIFIEKSVNASFELMNVAPMNHLLDFGKFLFKEKIYSKQ from the coding sequence CAAAATATATGGATGAGGTTTTAGAAAAAGGACATAAACCAAAATCGGTTTATCATTTTGCGAAAGAAAATGAGTTTACAGAATCCGAATTTTATGCGTTTTTTGGAACCTTAGAAGGATTAGAAAAAGAGATATTCAGACTCTTTTTAGTCAATACAATCGATTTGTTACATAAAAATGAAGATTATCAGCAATACGATATGAAGAACAAAATGTTGAGCTTTTATTTTACCTTCTTTGAAATTCTGACAGCCAACAGAAGTTATGTTCTTCAAGCATTAAAAATGGATAGAAATCCAATTAGAAATTTAGTGCAATTGACCTCGCTTCGTGAAGGATTTAAAGAATATGTTTCAGAAATCCTTACTGATGATTATAGACTTGAACAGGAAAAACTTCAAAAATTTCAGGAAAAAGCCATTCAGGAATCTGCTTGGCTGCAATTAATGATGACCATAAAATTCTGGATGGGCGATGAATCAGCGGCTTTTGAGAAAACCGATATTTTTATCGAAAAATCAGTAAATGCTTCATTCGAATTGATGAATGTTGCGCCAATGAATCATCTTTTGGATTTTGGAAAATTTCTGTTTAAAGAAAAAATATACAGCAAACAATGA
- a CDS encoding sterol desaturase family protein → MIYFLIFLSVFLFMECVTWLTHKYIMHGLMWYFHADHHQPKYEHTFERNDIFFVIFATPSIILFYFGVQNGFNYLFFIACGVTLYGLCYFLIHDVLIHQRFKWFKNTKNKYLIGLRKAHKIHHKHLGKKDGECFGMLFVPFKYYKM, encoded by the coding sequence ATGATTTATTTTTTAATCTTTTTAAGCGTTTTTCTCTTCATGGAATGTGTTACTTGGCTCACACACAAGTACATTATGCACGGACTAATGTGGTATTTTCACGCAGATCATCACCAACCCAAATACGAACATACATTTGAGCGCAACGACATTTTCTTTGTCATTTTTGCAACTCCAAGTATCATTCTGTTTTATTTTGGCGTTCAAAACGGATTCAACTATTTGTTTTTTATTGCCTGTGGCGTAACTTTATACGGTTTATGTTATTTTTTAATTCACGACGTTTTAATTCATCAGCGTTTTAAATGGTTTAAAAATACTAAAAACAAATACCTGATTGGTTTAAGAAAAGCACATAAAATACATCACAAACATTTAGGAAAAAAAGATGGAGAATGTTTTGGAATGTTATTCGTCCCTTTTAAATATTATAAAATGTAA
- a CDS encoding MerR family transcriptional regulator, with amino-acid sequence MVNNIRTVFSIKDLENLSGIKAHTIRIWEKRYNILEPMRTDTNIRLYNLQNLQKLLNITLLHEYGYKISKIATYPEEKIPQLVREIISKKNSQNYAITSFKMAMMNFDQELFFNTFDWLISEKSFKEVFKDHFLPLLKELGLLWQSETITPANEHFMSHLIKQKILIYTESLQIQKPTKTDRIFVLSLPLNEIHKIGLLYLQYEILSKGYKAIYLGESMPIENLQDLTRHFENITFVSFMTVQPDRTVINQYVKSMGQKLLQETNEIWLMGNMTEHIDQKNLPERIRIFDTMDETISML; translated from the coding sequence ATGGTAAACAACATAAGAACGGTCTTTAGTATTAAAGATCTTGAAAACTTATCTGGAATAAAAGCGCACACTATTCGCATCTGGGAAAAAAGATATAATATCTTAGAGCCAATGCGAACGGATACTAATATAAGACTTTATAATTTACAAAACTTACAAAAGCTTTTAAATATCACATTACTACACGAATACGGTTATAAAATTTCTAAAATCGCAACGTATCCCGAAGAAAAGATTCCGCAATTGGTACGTGAAATCATTTCTAAGAAAAATTCTCAAAACTACGCCATCACATCATTCAAGATGGCGATGATGAATTTTGACCAGGAATTATTCTTCAATACTTTTGATTGGTTAATTTCCGAGAAAAGCTTCAAAGAAGTTTTCAAAGATCATTTTCTTCCTTTATTAAAAGAATTAGGTTTATTGTGGCAATCTGAAACCATAACTCCAGCAAATGAACACTTTATGAGTCATTTGATTAAACAAAAAATCTTAATTTACACCGAAAGTCTTCAAATACAAAAGCCAACCAAAACAGATAGGATTTTTGTACTCTCTTTACCATTAAACGAAATTCATAAAATAGGATTACTATATCTTCAATATGAAATTTTATCCAAAGGATACAAAGCCATATATTTAGGAGAAAGTATGCCAATCGAAAATCTGCAGGACTTAACCCGTCATTTTGAGAACATTACATTTGTATCTTTCATGACAGTTCAACCAGATCGTACTGTAATCAATCAGTATGTAAAATCGATGGGACAAAAATTACTTCAGGAAACCAATGAAATCTGGCTTATGGGCAACATGACAGAACATATCGACCAGAAAAATTTGCCTGAAAGAATTCGGATTTTCGATACCATGGACGAAACAATCAGCATGCTGTAA
- a CDS encoding phytoene/squalene synthase family protein yields MKSLFDTVSFKCSKLVTQSYSTSFSLAVKMLSPNIREAIYSIYGFVRFADEIVDSFQDYDKENLINDFEKEYYKAIKAGISLNPILNSFQHTVKQYDITDDLVQAFLKSMKLDLIKSNYNTQTEYEDYIYGSADVVGLMCLKVFVKGNNQKYEQLKNEAMRLGSAFQKVNFLRDLKDDNLVLNRNYFPGFNLNSFDENAKTAIINEIEEDFRIAYQGIIKLPIEAKFGVYTAFIYYKKLLTKLKNTPYYEIGSSRIRVSNYTKAGLLAQSFVTYKLKLV; encoded by the coding sequence ATGAAATCACTATTCGACACCGTTTCTTTCAAATGCAGTAAGTTAGTTACCCAAAGCTACAGCACCTCATTTTCGTTAGCAGTCAAAATGTTGTCTCCAAACATTCGTGAAGCAATTTACAGTATCTACGGATTTGTTCGTTTTGCCGATGAAATTGTCGATTCATTTCAGGATTATGACAAAGAAAACCTCATCAATGATTTCGAAAAAGAATATTACAAAGCCATTAAAGCCGGCATTAGTTTAAACCCAATTCTAAATTCATTTCAGCACACTGTAAAACAATATGATATTACAGACGATCTCGTTCAGGCATTTTTAAAAAGCATGAAACTCGATCTCATCAAATCAAATTACAATACGCAAACCGAATATGAAGATTATATTTATGGCTCTGCCGATGTTGTAGGTTTAATGTGTCTCAAAGTTTTTGTAAAAGGAAATAATCAAAAGTACGAGCAACTAAAAAATGAAGCGATGCGATTAGGATCAGCTTTTCAGAAAGTAAATTTCCTGAGAGATTTAAAAGACGATAATTTGGTTTTAAACCGAAATTATTTCCCGGGCTTTAACCTAAATTCTTTTGATGAAAATGCAAAAACAGCCATCATTAATGAAATCGAAGAAGATTTTAGAATCGCTTATCAAGGAATCATAAAACTACCAATTGAAGCAAAATTTGGCGTTTATACTGCTTTTATATACTATAAAAAACTACTGACAAAGCTCAAAAACACACCTTATTACGAAATTGGAAGTTCCAGAATCAGAGTTTCAAATTATACCAAAGCGGGGCTCTTGGCGCAATCTTTTGTAACTTACAAATTAAAGCTGGTTTAA
- a CDS encoding deoxyribodipyrimidine photo-lyase, protein MTKQKVTFFWFRRDLRLDDNVALFHALQSDYPVIPLFIFDEDILDNLPKNDARVSFIYESLEKINQQLHAIDSSILIKKGKPLEIWKSLLSTYDIQQIYFNKDYEPFAIKRDFAIQELSKQNNIEAFSIKDHVIFEEKEITKSDGLPYTIYTPYKNKWLEKYHIMGQVPEYDTKPSLKNFARQQFSFLDLSEIGFEKSFIKILPHNLTQIANYKETRDFPALDSTSYLSPHLRFGTISIRKLVNWANKKNQTFLSELIWREFFIQILFSFPNCVNHNFKSAYDGIQWRNNEDDFKRWCSGTTGYPMVDAGMRQLNETGYMHNRVRMVTASFLCKHLLINWQWGEAYFAEKLLDFELASNVGNWQWAAGTGCDAAPYFRVFNPEIQQKKFDKDAIYIRKWIPEFDLGYNEPLIDHAFARDRAIATYKAGILK, encoded by the coding sequence ATGACAAAACAAAAAGTTACTTTCTTCTGGTTCCGACGCGATTTACGCTTAGACGACAATGTTGCATTATTTCATGCTTTGCAATCAGATTATCCTGTAATTCCGCTTTTTATTTTTGATGAAGATATTCTGGATAATTTACCTAAAAATGATGCGAGAGTAAGTTTTATCTACGAATCACTCGAGAAAATAAACCAACAGCTTCACGCAATTGATTCGTCAATTTTAATCAAAAAAGGAAAACCTTTAGAGATTTGGAAATCGCTCCTTTCAACATACGATATTCAGCAAATCTACTTTAATAAAGATTATGAACCGTTTGCGATTAAACGTGATTTTGCAATTCAGGAATTATCAAAACAAAATAACATTGAAGCCTTTTCAATTAAAGATCATGTTATTTTTGAAGAAAAAGAAATCACAAAATCAGACGGACTTCCCTACACGATTTATACGCCATACAAAAACAAATGGCTTGAGAAATATCATATTATGGGACAAGTTCCTGAATATGACACAAAACCATCTTTAAAAAACTTTGCCAGACAGCAATTCTCTTTTCTTGATTTATCAGAGATTGGTTTTGAAAAAAGTTTCATAAAAATACTTCCGCATAATTTAACTCAAATTGCCAATTATAAAGAAACCAGAGATTTTCCTGCTTTAGATAGCACCTCTTATCTTTCGCCGCATTTACGTTTCGGAACCATTAGTATTCGGAAATTAGTAAATTGGGCAAACAAGAAAAACCAAACCTTTTTGAGCGAATTGATTTGGAGAGAGTTTTTTATTCAAATACTATTTAGTTTTCCAAATTGTGTGAATCACAATTTCAAATCGGCTTATGACGGCATTCAGTGGCGCAATAACGAAGATGATTTTAAACGCTGGTGTTCCGGAACCACGGGTTACCCAATGGTTGATGCCGGAATGCGTCAACTGAACGAAACGGGTTATATGCACAATCGTGTTCGAATGGTTACAGCAAGTTTTTTATGTAAACATTTGTTGATTAACTGGCAATGGGGAGAAGCTTATTTTGCTGAGAAACTGCTGGATTTTGAACTAGCTTCAAACGTAGGAAACTGGCAATGGGCTGCCGGAACTGGTTGCGACGCTGCACCTTATTTCAGGGTTTTCAATCCGGAAATCCAGCAAAAGAAATTTGACAAAGACGCAATTTACATCCGCAAATGGATTCCTGAATTTGATTTAGGTTATAACGAACCATTGATTGATCATGCTTTTGCAAGAGATCGTGCGATTGCGACTTATAAAGCTGGGATTTTGAAATAG
- a CDS encoding oleate hydratase — protein MKKTIAIIGSGFSALAAACYLAKQGNMVTIYEKNDTIGGRARQFKKDGFTFDMGPSWYWMPDVFERFFLDFDKKTSDYYELIKLNPAYRVYFGVDDFINIYDNLETIKATFETIEKGSAQKLETFIKQAKSNYDIAIKDLVYRPGISPLELITPETTLKLSQFLSNVSTDIRKKFKNERLIQILEFPVLFLGAKPSKTPSFYNFMNYADFGLGTWHPKTGMFDVVRAIEKLALELGVTIKTNSAIEKIVVENKIATGILINGKHIKADIVLSGADYHHTETLLNKEHRVYSEKYWESRVFAPSSLLFFIGFNKKLENISHHALFFDVDFNQHAIDIYDNPKWPEAPLFYANFPSKTDASAAPEGMESGFFLIPLSPGIKDTEALREEYFEKIIDRFEKLTQQKIKNNIIFKRSFCKNDFVTDYNAYKGNAYGMANTLLQTAFLRPKLKSKKVRNLYFTGQLTVPGPGVPPALISGKLVAELIQKSFRS, from the coding sequence ATGAAAAAAACTATAGCAATAATAGGATCTGGCTTCTCAGCTTTAGCTGCTGCATGTTACTTGGCAAAACAAGGAAACATGGTGACTATTTACGAAAAAAACGACACTATTGGCGGGCGGGCGAGACAATTCAAAAAAGATGGTTTCACCTTTGATATGGGACCAAGCTGGTATTGGATGCCCGATGTTTTTGAACGTTTCTTTCTGGATTTTGACAAAAAAACATCCGATTATTACGAACTAATAAAACTAAATCCCGCTTATCGGGTTTATTTTGGCGTTGATGATTTTATTAATATCTACGACAATTTAGAAACTATAAAAGCCACTTTTGAAACCATTGAAAAAGGAAGCGCTCAAAAACTCGAAACTTTCATTAAACAAGCCAAAAGCAATTATGACATTGCGATCAAAGATTTAGTCTATCGTCCGGGAATTTCTCCTCTTGAATTAATCACGCCTGAAACCACTTTAAAACTCTCCCAATTTTTAAGTAATGTAAGCACTGATATTCGCAAGAAATTCAAAAATGAAAGATTAATTCAGATTCTCGAATTTCCCGTTTTGTTTTTAGGAGCCAAACCTTCTAAAACACCTTCTTTTTATAATTTTATGAATTATGCCGATTTTGGATTAGGAACCTGGCATCCAAAAACCGGAATGTTTGATGTCGTTCGGGCAATCGAAAAACTAGCCTTAGAACTTGGAGTTACAATTAAAACCAATTCGGCAATAGAAAAAATAGTTGTAGAAAATAAAATCGCAACCGGAATTCTTATTAACGGAAAACACATAAAAGCAGATATTGTTTTAAGCGGAGCAGATTATCATCATACCGAAACTTTATTAAACAAAGAACATCGTGTTTATTCTGAGAAATATTGGGAAAGTCGTGTTTTCGCACCATCTTCCCTTCTGTTTTTTATTGGATTCAATAAAAAACTAGAAAACATTTCGCATCACGCTTTATTTTTTGATGTCGATTTCAACCAGCACGCTATTGACATTTATGACAATCCCAAATGGCCCGAAGCACCTTTATTTTACGCTAATTTTCCATCAAAGACAGATGCATCTGCTGCGCCGGAAGGCATGGAAAGCGGATTTTTCTTAATTCCGTTATCACCTGGAATAAAAGACACTGAAGCACTCCGCGAAGAATATTTTGAAAAGATAATTGATCGTTTTGAAAAGCTTACACAGCAAAAAATTAAAAATAACATTATCTTTAAAAGATCATTTTGCAAGAACGATTTTGTCACTGATTATAACGCATACAAAGGAAATGCATACGGAATGGCCAATACATTGTTACAAACAGCTTTTTTAAGACCAAAGTTAAAGAGCAAAAAAGTCAGGAATTTGTATTTCACCGGACAATTAACCGTTCCCGGACCAGGAGTTCCGCCTGCTTTAATATCGGGAAAACTTGTAGCTGAGTTAATTCAAAAATCTTTTAGATCCTAA
- a CDS encoding AarF/ABC1/UbiB kinase family protein: MKTIDYIPTSKIERASKLVQTGAKIGVNYVKHYAEKMVNPDLTRDKLNENNAEDIYDGLKSLKGSALKVAQMLSMDKNFLPQAYVEKFSLSQFSVPPLSAPLVLKTFKTNFGKTPYEIFDEFNANSVNAASIGQVHLATKNGKKLAVKIQYPGVANSISSDLALVKPIAIRMFNLQGKDSDKYFKEVEDKLIEETNYLLELQQSQEVVAACSKIENIVFPNYYPEFSSEKIITMDWMTGIHLSEFTAKNADREVSDKIGQALWDFYMYQIHVLRKVHADPHPGNFLVDDQNHLIALDFGCMKQIPADFYEPYFELINKNVITDKTLFNQKLFELEILRQDDSPSEIEYFTEMFHDLLSLFTKPFQDETFDFADETFFESIAKLGERFSTDTNLKKMNGNRGSKHFIYMNRTFFGLYNLMFDLKAKIVVTNYLKY; encoded by the coding sequence ATGAAAACGATCGATTATATACCAACATCAAAAATAGAAAGAGCCAGTAAATTGGTACAAACCGGTGCAAAAATAGGTGTAAACTATGTTAAGCATTATGCTGAGAAAATGGTAAATCCTGATTTAACACGTGATAAACTAAATGAAAACAATGCCGAGGATATTTATGACGGTTTAAAAAGTCTGAAAGGAAGCGCACTAAAAGTGGCTCAAATGTTAAGCATGGACAAGAACTTTTTGCCGCAGGCTTATGTCGAGAAATTTTCTTTGTCTCAATTCTCAGTTCCGCCACTTTCGGCGCCATTGGTTCTAAAAACCTTCAAAACCAATTTTGGCAAAACTCCTTACGAAATATTTGACGAATTCAATGCTAATTCTGTAAATGCAGCAAGCATTGGTCAGGTACATTTGGCGACCAAAAACGGTAAAAAGTTAGCCGTGAAAATCCAATATCCGGGAGTTGCAAACAGTATTTCGTCAGATTTGGCATTGGTAAAACCTATTGCGATCAGAATGTTTAATCTTCAGGGAAAAGACTCTGATAAATATTTTAAAGAAGTTGAAGATAAACTCATAGAAGAAACTAATTATTTACTAGAACTTCAACAAAGTCAGGAAGTCGTTGCAGCTTGCAGTAAAATAGAAAATATAGTGTTCCCGAATTATTATCCTGAATTTTCGTCAGAGAAAATTATAACCATGGATTGGATGACCGGAATTCATCTTTCTGAGTTTACAGCTAAGAATGCAGATCGCGAAGTGAGCGATAAAATAGGTCAGGCACTTTGGGATTTTTATATGTATCAAATTCATGTTTTAAGAAAAGTACACGCTGATCCGCACCCCGGAAACTTTTTGGTAGACGATCAAAACCATTTGATTGCTTTAGATTTTGGCTGTATGAAACAAATTCCAGCTGATTTTTACGAGCCTTATTTCGAATTGATTAATAAAAATGTCATTACAGATAAAACACTTTTTAATCAAAAGTTATTCGAATTAGAGATTCTTCGTCAAGATGATTCACCTTCAGAAATTGAATATTTTACAGAGATGTTTCATGATTTATTATCACTTTTTACGAAACCTTTCCAAGATGAAACTTTCGATTTTGCCGATGAGACTTTCTTTGAAAGTATTGCCAAATTAGGGGAACGTTTTTCTACTGATACAAATCTCAAAAAAATGAACGGAAATCGTGGTTCAAAACATTTTATTTACATGAATAGAACCTTCTTTGGTTTGTACAATTTGATGTTTGATTTAAAAGCTAAAATTGTTGTGACTAATTATCTGAAGTATTAG